One Planctomycetota bacterium DNA window includes the following coding sequences:
- the prfA gene encoding peptide chain release factor 1 — MQNKLDEIITRYNELESLITKPENIANPPLYAKLMKERGKLMPVAQRAKALEEIRKQKAGAIAMSQSSAEDKELAQMAEEEIKTLSEKETTLQSELEELLLPGSEEYSRDAIVEIRAGTGGEEAALFAADLVRMYLKYCEKKGWKTSIMESSPTDLGGVKQAIFSVEGTDVFKFLRFESGTHRVQRVPKTEASGRLHTSAATVAVLPDAEDVDIEIKTEDLKVDTYSAGGPGGQHVNKTASAIRLTHMPTGIVVACQTERSQHRNRDLAMKLLKTRIYEKQVNETKELRDKIRRTQVGSGDRSEKIRTYNFPQNRITDHRINFSSHNLLVVLDGALDELIDELNKKDREERLKSLSK; from the coding sequence ATGCAAAACAAACTAGACGAAATTATCACCCGGTATAACGAGCTGGAATCGCTCATAACCAAGCCGGAAAATATCGCCAACCCGCCTTTGTACGCCAAGCTCATGAAAGAGCGCGGGAAGTTAATGCCGGTTGCCCAGCGCGCCAAAGCACTGGAAGAAATACGCAAGCAGAAAGCCGGCGCCATTGCCATGTCTCAAAGCTCCGCCGAAGATAAAGAACTCGCCCAGATGGCCGAGGAAGAAATAAAAACCCTCTCCGAAAAGGAAACTACCCTGCAATCAGAACTGGAAGAATTGCTCCTTCCCGGCTCGGAAGAATACAGCCGCGACGCCATCGTGGAAATACGCGCCGGGACAGGCGGCGAAGAAGCGGCGCTCTTCGCGGCGGATTTGGTCAGGATGTATCTTAAATACTGCGAGAAAAAAGGATGGAAAACCTCCATCATGGAATCCAGCCCGACCGATTTGGGCGGCGTCAAGCAGGCAATCTTCTCCGTGGAAGGGACGGATGTATTTAAGTTCCTTAGGTTTGAAAGCGGCACGCACCGCGTCCAAAGGGTTCCCAAAACCGAAGCATCCGGGAGACTTCACACCTCCGCGGCAACTGTGGCGGTCCTGCCGGATGCGGAAGATGTTGATATCGAAATAAAGACGGAAGATTTGAAAGTGGATACATATTCAGCGGGCGGGCCGGGCGGACAGCACGTCAATAAAACCGCCTCGGCTATCCGCCTGACCCATATGCCGACCGGGATAGTCGTTGCATGCCAGACCGAGCGCTCCCAGCACCGTAACCGCGATTTGGCGATGAAGCTATTGAAGACCAGGATATACGAAAAACAGGTAAATGAAACAAAGGAACTGCGGGATAAAATCCGGAGGACCCAGGTTGGCTCCGGCGACCGGAGCGAGAAAATACGGACATATAACTTTCCACAGAACCGCATCACCGACCACCGGATAAACTTTTCCTCACATAACCTGCTGGTAGTGCTTGACGGCGCGCTGGATGAATTGATTGACGAGCTGAATAAAAAAGACCGGGAAGAACGGCTCAAGAGCCTTTCGAAATGA
- the rpmE gene encoding 50S ribosomal protein L31, with product MKKGIHPVYKEATVTCACGATFKTRSIKEKINVEICSNCHPFFTGKQKFVDTTGQLERFQKKWKKKADQPTEQAGNKTTPS from the coding sequence ATGAAAAAAGGCATCCATCCGGTTTATAAAGAAGCTACCGTTACCTGCGCCTGCGGCGCGACATTCAAGACACGCTCTATCAAGGAAAAGATAAACGTGGAAATCTGCTCCAACTGCCATCCGTTCTTCACGGGCAAGCAGAAGTTCGTCGATACCACCGGACAGCTGGAACGCTTCCAGAAGAAATGGAAGAAGAAAGCCGACCAGCCTACCGAACAGGCAGGGAATAAAACCACGCCGTCTTAA